From one Anopheles cruzii chromosome 3, idAnoCruzAS_RS32_06, whole genome shotgun sequence genomic stretch:
- the LOC128271914 gene encoding uncharacterized protein LOC128271914, with protein sequence MGKVVVLVLSVVCIAAQLAVASKEKHIKHTEKDLLRKSIVYDKNTPDVFYCPINKPTGMDKMIVRSRPLHKLCEHEGKPLPADYKSDCYKDVDESNYACKEKYRIMMRLNPPGSDAPFNGQRLSRFMAMDDDMKRLKAKKH encoded by the exons ATGGGCAAGGTCGTGGTGCTAGTTCTCAGCGTGGTCTGCATAGCGGCCcagctggcggtggcgtcAAAGGAGAAACACATCAAGCACACCGAGAAAGATCTGCTCCGGAAGTCGATCGTGTACGACAAAAACACGCCGGATGTGTTCTACTGTCCGATCAACAAGCCGACCGGCATGGACAAGATGATCGTCAG ATCACGACCCCTTCACAAGCTGTGCGAACACGAAGGCAAACCACTTCCAGCGGACTACAAGTCCGACTGCTACAAGGACGTCGACGAGTCGAACTACGCGTGCAAGGAAAAGTACCGGATCATG ATGCGGCTTAATCCACCCGGAAGTGACGCCCCGTTCAATGGACAGCGACTGAGCCGATTCATGGCGATGGACGACGACATGAAGCGACTCAAGGCGAAGAAACACTAG